A region of the Desulfobacter postgatei 2ac9 genome:
CCAATTGTCTCCCGGGCAGAAGCACGGCCGCCGCCGGAAGAGGCCCGGATACCATATTTTGACTGGTATGTGAAATCCGCATGGGAGGGCCTTGGCACATCTGCCATGGATTTATAATCTCCTGGGCGCTGGTCCTTATTGGGCACAAACAGGCTGATGGGCGTGCCAAGGGTAAGGCCGCGCTCCGTGCCGGACTGGATGGCGACCCGGTCCGACTCCTGCCTGTCCGTTGACAGGGCACTCTGGCCCGGTCGTCTGCGGTCGAGCTGGCACTGGATATCGGGCTCAGTCAAAGACATGCCGGGCAGGCACCCGTCCACAACCACGCCGACCCCGGGACAGTGGGATTCACCATAGGTTGACACGCGAAACAATTTTCCAAATGAACTTGACATGGATTTTTCCTTATATGTTTATTTTAATAAACCTGATCCTGGGAATCAATATACTTCTTCACCGTCCGCCGGTCCAGCCCGGCAATGCGGGCAACTGCCTCATAGGTGCCGTGTTTTTCATACAAGTTTGTGCAATAGTGGATGAGCAGGTCCTGGGCACTGAGACGCCCTTCTTGAATCTGCCGGGTTAACGAATCTGATTTGAACGCCGGTGTCTCATTGGTTTCATAGGCATTGCGCAGCACCACACGCCTGACACATTGTTCCAATTCCCGCACATTTCCCGGCCATGGATATGAAAGGGTCAGGCTTCCTTCAATATATTTAAGCACACGGGAGGCGATTTCCGGGGATGGCTGCCCCACAATACGGGTCACCGTGTGTGCCAGAAGATCCGAAAGCTCCTCCGGATCTTGTGCAATCCTTTTGTACAGGGGCGGTACCGTGATAATGTCGGAACATAGGCGATAGTAAAAATCATCCCTGAATATCTTCTTTTCCCGGATCTCCCGGATGCTGCGGTTTGTGGCGGCAATGATCCTGCCGTGAAAACGGTGTTTTTCATCGCTTCCCACGGGTGAATAGACCCGCTCCTGAAGCACATTGAGCAGTTTTATCTGAACATGGGTGGACAACTCGCCGATTTCATCCAGAAGAATAGATCCATTGGGGCTGCAACGGCTGAAAACCCCTTTGTGGTCCTTGATGGCCCCTGTAAATGCGCCGCGCACATGGCCGAACAGCTCGGATTCAATGATGGTTTCAGGAAACTGACTGATATTGAGCGTGGTAAAGGTATTCACAAAATTATGGGTGAACTTGTTTTCCTTTTCATCAAAAGGGATATAGCCGGAACGCCCCATGGCCAGGGCTGCGGTTCCCTTGCCCGTACCGGTTTCACCAAACAGCAGGGTGGAGAAATTTTCCATGCGGTCCCATAGATACTGGTCGTACATAAGGATGTCGTGGGTGAATACATTCTGCCACAGATCCCGTCGCAGCTGCTGCATACATTGGCTGCGTCCCACCAGATGCCGGAAAATAAAATAATAGGCCCGGCGAAACTGGTACGCCAGGGCAATGAAGCGTCTGCTCTCCTCAATACCGAATCCCCAACCGCGCAGAAGGGTCAGGGCCTCCGGAGCAAAATCCACGTCCAGGGACTCTTCAGCATTGTCAAGCTGACGTGTGATCAGGGTGTCGATCTGTTTTCTGAACAGATGAAAAAAGTGAAAGAGTAATGCAGACCGCAAAAAATACTGTTCTTCACCTTTGAACGCATCAAGATTGATCCTGCCTCGCTGTTCGAGCTGGGCCAGTCGATACCCCACGGCCTGGCACGCTTTAAGCACTCTGATTTCTTTGGGACTATCCGGAGAAACACCTGCAATTTCCGCTTCCCGCAGAACCCGCTCTCTGCCGAAGGGGTTTGCGGCACCGGCGTAATGAACGCATTTGAAAAAATTCAGTTCTTCGGGCTGAAAAGTGGTTACTTCTTTCATATTTCGATTGGATGGTTAAGTTGTTGTTCAATTATTGTATGACATGAATACAATTTTTGTACAATGATTTATGGCTGAAATTTTATTTTTAGACCAATAATATTTATTTTTATCATATATTCAGTGCGTTGTCATGATAGCGCAAAAGAGTGGCACGATCTTTGTTTGCATTTTGCCGGATAACATCGAAAAACAACAAGGAGAAGCCCTGTGCTTAATAGAATACTGACCACCCGTCTGCCCCTGCTGGCATATCATCCCCCAAAAACATATGACCTCGATTTCTTTAAAAATATCTGGCTGGCCGGTGCCATGCCTGTTCTCGATACTGAATTTATAGGCATGTCAAAGCTTTCTGATCTGATCGGGCAGCTTAAAAATCAAAATCTGCGCCACGGTATCCGTATTTATGCGGAGGATGAAGAGATATGGGATTATTTTGAACAGCACCCGGCAGATCTGCCTGAATGTGTCATTGTTGCCTACCATAACCCGGATTCACTCATCAAAAGACAAGCCGTAAGCGCTGAGATTTTGATGATGGAAATTTATGAATCCGGACTTGAAACCATCCTAAAAGGCATCAATCCCCATGGGATTATTTTAAAAGGCAGGGAAGCCGGCGGCAGAACCTCTTCCGCGTCAAGCTTCATGCTCAGCCAGTATTATGGCCAAAAAAGCGACTTGCCATACTTTGTCCACGGCGGCGTAGGGTTCCACACGGCACCGGGATTTTTTGCCGCAGGGGCTGCAGGCCTGGTTCTGGATGACCAGCTCTATCTGGCCGAAGACGCACCGGTTTCCGAGGCGTTTAAAGCGGTTCTTAAAAAAATGGAAGAGACCGACACCGTCGTTTTAGACGGCGGCGGCAATACACAACACCGGGTATTTGCCAAACCCGGGACAAAAATTGTCCAGGAGCTGATTAAAAAAATCAGCATTAAAAAAGCAGAGGGACAGAATCTGGATTTCATTAAAACTGAAATTGAACAAAACATGGCATCCCTGGACCAGGAGCATGACACCCCCATGCAGTCCCTGTTCTATCTTGGCCAGGACGCCTCCTTTGCCCGGCACTTTGCAAAGCGCGGCAGCCGGCTGGAACAGATGATCCGTGCCCTGTTTACTTCTGTGGGGGATGCCCTGAATGCTGTGGAGCAATTTGATCCCTTAACGGAACATACACCCCTGGCAAAAGCCCATGGCACCCGCTTTCCCATCACCCAGGGGCCCATGGCCAACATTTCCGACAACAAAGAATTTGCCAAGGCGGTTTACGACAACGGCGGTCTGCCCTTTTTTGCTTTGGGCAGCCTTCCCGTAGAGATTGCAGACCAAATTCTGCCGGAAAAATCAGATGACCTGCCCATATTTGGCGCCGGCATGATCGGCATCAAAGCTTTTAACCCCACCCTGGATCATCACCTGGAGCTGATCAAAAAAAAGAAAACCCCCTTTGCGCTTTTTGCCGGCGGCATCCCGTCGCAGATCAATGAATTGGAAGCCTGCGGCACCCGGGCATATCTTCACACCCCCATGCCCGGCGTTCTGAAAAACGCCTTTGAAAAAGGGACAAGGCGTTTTATCCTGGAAGGCAATGAAGCCGGCGGTCATATCGGCAGCCTGTCCAGTATGGTGCTGTGGGAACTGAGCATTGAAACCCTGCTGGATTTGCCTTCGGACCAGCGGCCGGATGTAAGCGTCCTGTTTGCCGGGGGCATTATCAGCGCAGCCGGGTCCCATTTCATATCCGCCATGACTGCGCTTTTGGCAAAGGAAGGGGTAAAGATCGGCATTCAAATAGGCACAGCCTATCTGTTCACAAAGGAGATTGTTGAAACAGGCGCCTTAACATCCGTCTACCAGCAGGTGGTTCAGGAACATAAACGCACCACCATCATCGGCTCCACCGTGGGGCTTCCCTGTCGCACCGCCGACACGACTTTTGCCGGCCAGATCATGAAAAATGAGCATTGCCGCCTGGCAGATGACACCATGAACTTAGGCGAACGCAAAAGCGCCTTTGAAAAGGATAATTTAGGTTCACTTCTCATCAGCGCCAAAGGCAAAACCCCTGATTTCAATCATAAAAACGACGGTCAATGGATTTTGTACACCGAAGAAGAACAACGGTCAAACGGTAATTTCATGACCGGCGAAGGCCTTGGTTTTTTTGAAACCCAAACCACCATTGCCCGGATCCATGAGGAATTGTTCCTGAAAAAGGATGCGCTGATTGCCAGGCTTGATGCCCTTGAAGTCCTTTTCTCTGCCGACGGTCAGATCAACGATGAGATTGCCGTAGTGGGGATGGGGTGTGTATTTCCCGACGCCCATGACACAGATGCCTTCTGGCAGAATATCCTTGATAAAAAATACAGTATTTCCAAGGTACCTGACAATAGATGGGAAGAATCCCTCTACTACGACCCCGATCCAAAGGCCGAAAACAAGTCCTATACACAGATTGCCGGCC
Encoded here:
- a CDS encoding sigma-54-dependent transcriptional regulator yields the protein MKEVTTFQPEELNFFKCVHYAGAANPFGRERVLREAEIAGVSPDSPKEIRVLKACQAVGYRLAQLEQRGRINLDAFKGEEQYFLRSALLFHFFHLFRKQIDTLITRQLDNAEESLDVDFAPEALTLLRGWGFGIEESRRFIALAYQFRRAYYFIFRHLVGRSQCMQQLRRDLWQNVFTHDILMYDQYLWDRMENFSTLLFGETGTGKGTAALAMGRSGYIPFDEKENKFTHNFVNTFTTLNISQFPETIIESELFGHVRGAFTGAIKDHKGVFSRCSPNGSILLDEIGELSTHVQIKLLNVLQERVYSPVGSDEKHRFHGRIIAATNRSIREIREKKIFRDDFYYRLCSDIITVPPLYKRIAQDPEELSDLLAHTVTRIVGQPSPEIASRVLKYIEGSLTLSYPWPGNVRELEQCVRRVVLRNAYETNETPAFKSDSLTRQIQEGRLSAQDLLIHYCTNLYEKHGTYEAVARIAGLDRRTVKKYIDSQDQVY